The genomic window tgtaaacacgAATCAAGTATCAGTGGAGACACTGTAACCACATTGCTACCAACTGATTAAATGTTCAAGCCTCGTCGTGCTCggttggttttaattttaaataataatactcattgctgtaacattaaaaataacattgtaaaattactaaaatgaaTAGTTCTTCTGCACAAGAAATTTACCATGTAATGTGTAGCGTTCTACGTTCGAGCAACAGTAATGATGCAGTATTTGAGGTAGTAGTTAGGAAATAAAAGACTGACAGAATaattctaagtgtttttattgtgaaaatattCCAAGtccaaacaattatttaaagtaaactattgaataatattcgaAGTTCAAAAGATACAATTATTgaactgggtgacgtgaaggtgctcgcTCTAACTCTGGTAAGTCACGTCTAAAATGTGCCCATTCGGGAcccccttatatatcgtccAGAGACCCCCCCGCGGTACCGACTGGTCCCTGCTGGTCAGTGCACGCGCATCCGCTCTTCCGGTTTCCCACGATAAGCGTGTATCTATGACTTCCTGTCACATCATAAGCGTGCGTGTGATGATGCTGTGACAGTGTggcctaattaaaatatagtataatataatatataatattataatattaccaaatcTAGCCAGCATTTCCAAAAGTCGTTTCTCTTGTACCGCTTTCGGTTATAAGCCTTGTCAAATCAAACTCGTATATATGAGTGCTATTTATTAACCCCCGAACTGTATGTAATTTGTCTTACCCTTCACTTTTAGGCCTATGGTTTTATTAACTCGtacttgattaatattattactattattatctactcTAACCACCCGTTCATGAGTTCTACGAATTACCTACGCTTTAAACATTTGGATTTGGTCATTATTATCTACGTTCTGGTACCtatttgtattacaattaaGATATGAGATATCAGAGCACGTAGCACACGCATAACTGCGTAAGGTTAGTAAAACGTATCATGGGTACAACTTACGAAATGACGTCGATTATGATgaataattgttgaaaaacatattaaatattaaactaggtACTCGTCTGAAACAAAATGGTTAGACATACGCATAATCATATGgaaaatatcaaattgtatAGGTCTTGGtccataaatttaagtttgataaatgtataaaatattcaatacatattaagtaaatgAAATGATATACATCGCTCATGTGATTATAGAATTTCTTATATTCTATGACTAATCACggacgttattatttttaagtacctatctacaaTTTACATgacatataactatataaatttaaaaaaaaataacatggtctgactattaattttttttgttttaattatttagctacataatataatacgtataatatgtacttaatgtcccaataaatcgttttaatcgtaaaaataacaacTCAAGTACACAACATTGTATAGATATTTAGCGAATGATAATTGACAATATTCTCGAAAATACTTGCCAATACAATGTAATCGCAATCACGTACGGTTTCTTTACGTAGATTAGAAAAACTCACCCATGTGATacgatcaatttatttaaataataagtgagTAATACGAAACTCGAATACGTAGGTAAATGctagaataataatactaactaATAATGAGAAACGGTTCTAATtttcttgtaaaaaataatagaattttatcCATGTTAcgatacacaatttttttaaaacggtatattatgtacctattgaaaaacttaaattaaattttaagtaatgagACTGCAATATtagatactaatataattatatcacttactaattattaaatgattttaaaatacaaaattaaagatcCTGCAAAAACTTGACGTTCACTAGTCGGATAGATGGTTGTTTGTGTTGTCTGAcgctaaatttattaatgagtACCTACTGACCGAAGATTTTTTCTATGTATGGGCGCGCCGATATGCAGtgtatgaacataatataatatggtaaatgGTCTTTGCTATACATTGCGGATGCTAACAGAGATCCAAGCCCGACAGTGGTATGATTACTAGCAAGTTTTAAACTGAAGGTAATTTTTCTctcatttatattcataaacacTAAaagatttcaatatattataatttataactttatgagGAATCATCACTAGGTCACCATTctgtttaactattttttattgtttcttatTAGTACTTTCTTCATtgaagtaaaatttttaaaatcactatTGCATTTCAATGGCAAAAAaagcttttttaatatttctcttGCAGTCTTTCGATAGTATATTTTCAATCTCCAGGAATGAAAAcctttgaagtttttttttttttcgggaaTAAGTGTACCTAAATCGTTCTGTAATATGTAAATGCGATATCATCTTAAAATATCTTCAGTGATGATTTTTGGATGTGGCATCTTATAGTTAATCCTACCAAGGTCCAAGactcaaacaaataatagctatataattataaattgaattaaaaaaaataacgacgcAAAAAATCgtcaagtaaaaattaaaagatgaaATACGTCAAGGGTAAAAAAAACGTCAAATTATGtgctttatttaattataactatatcaattttaagtaaattatcaatagttaaaatatcaaaaatataaataaacaaataataatcaaaaattacaaaaatgttgtgtAGTTTATTATGCTAgagctattaaaatttataaaaatcatgaacATCATtcctaagtaaattattaaatagagatataataattaaaccgccttttttttacttgtgtTGTTGTGTGTCCATAAAAgaaatgttgataatttttttaaggcaTTTCGCTGAaaggtaattttttgttatttttgtagagCTCTTTTATAGTGTATAGGCATTTAAATCTCGATCCTAACTAttgaattatcaaaataaatgctGATCCGTATTTTTcagataatatactaaaattttttataagataaacacCGTCTGAAACTGAAccaattaaatgttttgtacaTATACTTctgttataaaaatcaaacaatattaaacatgatTCAATTATTTGTGAATACAAAGATATTATGCGTATGTTAGTACAGAGtggaatagttaattatataaaaaaaaaaatcaattaatttatacaattaaaacaattatttttagttcatattttatgagtataaGACATATTTTGTCTTCTATAAATgtgatatacaatattgtatatagttagTTAGTCGAGTCATACAATTGaatgtatgcatatatatttaaaaactgtttataaatttgacatgaatcttaaataaatcataagcaTACACATCTTAGttaaaaacagaataatacataaatagtaaGCAAACTGtacattaataggtataaaaataaaatcgtatgTAAGAGTGTAAatagtttatgtttttcatgGTGTACCTAACTCACGACATTCCATAAGGGGCAACAGCGTTGGTCTTCAGATAAAAAAGTCCTCTTGCTCTGGAAAATATTGATGACAAAAAAcgtatgaataaaatgtacatattctaattatatatattatatattaagacgACGTGTgtatgaatgtatattatatagtaagttATTACATACgacataacaaatttttagtgGTTTGTctcattattagtataatatatttgcattttgtcaacaattattatttgtctacCCCCCCCCCTCcgatataatgtaatgtatatgtataatgtataatgttatgtacataatgctgccgtaatataatgtacaatgtatacatGTTGTCGTATggtcataatttaattgttttattattcatttaatgttagtataatgtacctaggtatataatttaaaatacgattaaCTACATtaagatactaaaaaaaaaaaatggagtgATAATAATTCGACGACCCCATGTGTAAAAGAATTAGGTAATTGTTATGAAGGTAATTCTTAAGTACCTGaggtttgttaatttttttcgtattctagaaatactatttttatttttttaattaactttaatttttctataaattaaatttactgccTTAATTCCGTACAAAACActtgaaaatacatttgtgtactacaaaatataaatgtatataatctgCATTGAATTCAAACGATTAttcactttataattattaaattttttatttaacttctttcacgtgtttttttaaatcaatattccaGATTTGACTAATATTGATCTTGTATCCTGTTGTACAAGTATTgggacaaaatattaaaaatataatacacaaattgaaaattcgtctgtataaataaaaataacttaacattTAGAAAACTAAACtaactatacttaatatataaaaacaaaatataaaataaaatcttaaaaacaattacaattcGGAGAATCTTATGAAAGAAGTACCACCCAATTCcccagttataattttatttcaaaatgttcataatattaccaaATGATCCAGTTGAAAActtgagtaaaatatttacaatatttctttataagcaataattcattttagtaTGTTCGATTTTAAGGAGCATTATATaggcaatttatttattatccttatttttcttaatttctcataacaaagtattattatactggtcATCGTACAAGGTCGTATACTTCAATtagtcaattttaaattaaactttataagcTACGTTCTTACTTTGGATTTGCGTCATGTCCCATaggacttttattattatttttacattgacCACTCGTATACTCGTCCCACGAAGTACATTCTGTAGCTATAAATGTGTATCTATGGTATATGGAATCGGTGTAAAATTGATGAGATCTTGAATGGCTGCAACCGACTGTAAATTATCCAGcacacattaaattaatattattatattttatgatttatgatataaaaactcGTTTAAACTGTctaccaattaaaataatttgtcttacaaaattacaaaatgggTGCACTtggcttttaattattttctttgaatGTTAACTGCCAAACTcaagtttattttcaataatctgcataaaaaatgttaattactcATTACTTCATCATTCTACGAACTTACTGAGATTTAATAATCCACTCGGCGTATATGATTCTAAACATCCTGGTTGAGGTGGGTTCCCCTCGTTTGGATAAAAATCTACATGTCCTATGGGTTTTGAGTATCCAGCTGTACCCGCTGCCGTATGGATCACGTCCACAAATGCTGCATCAGTACTGTCTAAGTAATCTGAACGTAATGACACATACTCAAATCCAGGACCAGCCGGGTCTAAACCTGAATGTTGTAgtaggataaaaataaaatgaggaAAAGATAATAGGGAGAAATAGtaagtaattgaaatatatcatGTACTAAGTATAAGGTTCATTATtggtatatttagttattattttagcgcgtgaatgacaaaatatttattttagttttaatgattattatgtgttaataggtcattgattaaatataatatattgtgtatttaacaATAGTAATACGGAGAGATCAAGTGCGACACAAATtcgtttcataataaatttgacaaaatttcaaaaaatgtatgttgtgtattattttgtttaatttaagtgattttgtttaaatatactatacacatattaaCGTACTTTCTGTTAATAAAGCAAtaggaaaaacatttttaatcataaaagaaatataatttaaaaccaaaaagttCAAACGCAGTCACGCTTTTCACCAGGGCCATCatttgaatcatattatgaatttaatttaattataagttttgaatgattataatattatatgcatattttgaaGTTTATTCCCATGTAAAttcataggtattaaatatactaaattttggtaaaaaaataattgtgtataataggtactacctacatattattatttaagatttgtatttttacgtttttcattattttattgtttttttagcgTATTAAGTTTAGAGACCAGCTTTATTATGAGCTTATGGTTTATGGCTATAGAAAAGTATGAAGATTGTTTAACATTAAGACGTTTTTACCTGTAATTCTGCCAATTTTCCCAAGACTGAACGCAGCACCACATGCCCCAGACACGTGCGCACCGAGACTATGGCCAATAACATGAATATCTGACGGGTCAATCACTGCAAGGTTaacaacattttccaacatttTGGCGACTACGGAACCCACCTGAACAGTTAAATAGGCCGGCATTgggtatagtatattttttgccACTCGATTCCAGTCCGCGGTGATAATGTTGAATCCTCCAGCATCCACGTATGCTGAATAGGGAAtaggtattcaaaaataaaaataattaaaactgcaGTCTTGcgttcaaaatttcaaaataattttttataatacttcataGCTATTTTTCGTACCTATAAGCTGCAGTCTGCATATtactatactttatagtttgcatcctaattatgtaattagaaTCTATAAAACTCATAAAAGTCTCAAACTCCTCAAACTTTAacgttctttttaattttattcgttttttacttaaacattCATCGAGactgtgattttattttgtttagtaattaaattattgcatgtgacaagtataaaatataatattagcttaaattttgaaagcaACCGtaattggtatataataattaataattggtatCTATAAGTagacattttgtatttataataatcaaaaatatagttaattattaaacttaaataatatttaaactttttactccaattttggaatatttttgttttaattctcAACTAGaacttagaataaataaatcagaTACAATGTCTTGGGCTAGACACTTCttttaaataaccaaaatataaaatagcgattttgaatttattatttccatatTTGAGTCTAAACTCCAAAGGGTCATGAGTCGATTTATAGGTCTATACTCTAAAGGCAAcatcatcaaaaataaatagttaaccgcggttttgaatacaatttttatttttaattacttaccaGTTTTTATAGCAAATACTCCTTTGTCGTCTTCATCTGAACCACGCCATCCATgcgtaataactattaaaggtTTACCTCTAATCCAATATtcgattatttgtttttcattgccaaattcaattaatattgatttattatttccgaggtctctaaaataaataaaatataaatatcatgatTTTACATCTTTAAGAGTTTTACCTACAATagctattgtatatataaaacatcagataaaataaaaattagagttTCGCAAATCAATATTTTCGGTGAAATAAAGcacaatgattaattttatacaaatcgaTTTTagatgatgaaaaaaatgagaaaaatgtTTGGTTAATTGGGCACAATGAAtgcaatacttaataataatataatatattaagcttATATATAACGTTACATACGAGTTCCAATAGATAAAATCTAAACTGGTACCATCGACAAACAATGATCGATCGTCTAAATCTCCAGGCTGATCGATCTCTTCACTTACGACCTCGACGTCTTGTTGATCCGGAACGTTGTAATTTTTGACCGGCTTAGTATTGGTTAAACTTTGCCAAATGGATCTCAAAATACGAGCTAAATGTTTGAAAAGGATTTGACAacgtcattaaataaattaaaatataataatatagaggaacgtatattattatcatgttcttataatattttattattacaaaaaataaaactttatataataacattaactaCGCTGGTGACGATTTATTTAGGTTGAAATGAGTAGAATAACGTAGGAGCTTAtcacaatatatacctataaaatcgattacataaattcaaatcgtaattcatttatttctaaCAGTAGgtggtttatatatatacgaaccATTAATTGGCTTGATCGCAAGCAGCAGGAGCAATGGTAGAACGACTGCAGCAATAGTCGTTACGAATTTCATTTTcaggatatattttataggtacctatatatatagatatgtatGTACTTACGAGTACTATCCCAATACACGCTTATATTACAgaatatatattgtgatgTGGTGGGTAAACCGAATATATAAGTCTGCAAAAATTGgcagtcaataaaataaaacgatcgCGGTACACCTGggagttaaattttatttcgttatttGTTTAACTATTGCATTCGGCGATTGTTTTGACTGTTTTGTCGGTATGATGATAGAAATGAGCAGAGGTGAGGTGGTAGCGCATGCATTAAAACGTACCCATTTATATATTGCCACATGCAACAGTAATTAGACGACAACGATAATCGTAATTCGTAACCATAATCaaataatcacattttttgATTGTCCGAATGCTCGGCTACTTGTTGACTTATCACATGTGCATAGGGAAATTAACGTGTCggttaataggtatatgttatactgttatgtataatgataTGCATACGATTTATAATCGTCAAgtgtgtatttgttttaatttttaattgccaTTAATACTCATCATTGActgcaattatatattatatattatacaaatgtaaatttacACCTATGCAAAACCACTTTATCCTTTCGTTAAAACTAAACGTAATGCCCTGCGTATAATATCAACACCCAGCAATAACGACGTGTAGGAATAGAGTGGATAGATTATGCATAATTTATGTAGACATATTTGGTGAAGAAGTACCTAACAAGTAACAATAAACAATgacaattatcattttaatccatttaatgaagttaaatatctaaatttacgaattatattaattaggtgTTTAGTAGTACTTATATGTCATGTTAAAATAGGTTGAAGACTGAAGCCAATCgaaggtatacatttttttgtattctgcaatatttactacaatatacatacattcaaTTCATTGTTGACTACGGTGAGGATGTGTTTCCAAATAAGTCGAAGAGCTGCAAAAAGTTAGGTATAgagatttaattatgtttaatttttataactgtatttcaattttgttttattgatttgaatcgttataatatcattaaattaaacaattttattgtatatttacagACAGATAGtatggttaatttttaatgcctatatatatgttatatattttaaagaaaggTGACCCACAAATCATACAACCCACGTTCAAATCCAGCATTGTGGCGACGGGACTACTATCATTTATtagacacaaaaaaatgttcaatattcaATCATTGCAATTTCTTATGTTTACcaggtataattatttgtcttattattattttacatttacatataaaacaaaaaaaaaaacctgaaaaattgaaaagaaattaatacaaaatattatattcatcttaaaaatttatatataaaataaaatattaattaatattaatttaataattaaatgctcTTATCGCCGTCAattacatcattatttatcaGATTAATGAATACGTGTCAGTGTGTCACGAAGTTATCGTTGttatattgttcaataataaaaataacgtaatCTTTTTATCGTTTTGCACGAATTCTAAATCGTTATCCGTCGCTAATATAACAGTTTAgttgttattatgttaagtaTTGTACAAGTTCGCAtgcagtttaaaataaaacagaaattgACTCTGAGATCGTATTTTTTACAGAGTGGTTAAATAGAGGTATGtgcagtataaataaataataattgaatagaaaaaattaaaaaaaaaaaaaaaaatgtttagttatttCATATAGCATTATAGCCACTCATAAACTTAAGACCTAtaagtttgtataataaattacatacataatacgggtcaaaaataataaattccaaATTTATGAGAGACGggtgtgcatattataatctacctaggtattaaatttaaaacatagggGTAACCAAATCAACTCAGTGTTcactgtattatagtattgccTATGTGTACCTACGTCATTTGTTTCCGCTTAAGCATAGTACTTACATTGTTAGGAGAAAATTTACTTTTCATACTCAGTTATGTGTTTTAGTTATAgtgaaatattacttataatgatGATAACTAATTGTGttgtttaaatatcatttgtCGATCCACATTATGATCctcattcaaaataatcattgaTGAAAGGCGATTCAGGACTGCTAAATTTCCACACCACCCGAGGGGTATTAGCATAGGCGCGTTTTTTTATAGTGGTATCGCCAGGAGCCATATTCCACTTATACTTAACTTGTCTGCAACGCAAGTACGTGTTGTTCGTCTGATCGTCGTTTTCGGCGATGAACGTTGTAGTAATCATTCTGAAGTCGACTTCACTGCAGGGATGTT from Aphis gossypii isolate Hap1 chromosome 1, ASM2018417v2, whole genome shotgun sequence includes these protein-coding regions:
- the LOC114122198 gene encoding lipase member H-B-like, producing MKFVTTIAAVVLPLLLLLAIKPINARILRSIWQSLTNTKPVKNYNVPDQQDVEVVSEEIDQPGDLDDRSLFVDGTSLDFIYWNSDLGNNKSILIEFGNEKQIIEYWIRGKPLIVITHGWRGSDEDDKGVFAIKTAYVDAGGFNIITADWNRVAKNILYPMPAYLTVQVGSVVAKMLENVVNLAVIDPSDIHVIGHSLGAHVSGACGAAFSLGKIGRITGLDPAGPGFEYVSLRSDYLDSTDAAFVDVIHTAAGTAGYSKPIGHVDFYPNEGNPPQPGCLESYTPSGLLNLIGCSHSRSHQFYTDSIYHRYTFIATECTSWDEYTSGQCKNNNKSPMGHDANPKARGLFYLKTNAVAPYGMS